A window from Betta splendens chromosome 1, fBetSpl5.4, whole genome shotgun sequence encodes these proteins:
- the LOC114852009 gene encoding uncharacterized protein LOC114852009, translating to MHNEVNILQEISLQVVNSSNASMIVEDKCPVLQVGQYSTLALSLRQLFTDGFLHEFSLLVQLRSPQRQEHSVFTMLSPNNHLMMQLRISTHAVIFIGTQQQHYETAVENVISPPSTYSPPAQKNKTTRRKKTSVRDRAVRPARTKRSSDEENACKASPTHHQQVQQSKTTSVPSVCRFVTVRRRGAATKHQLPKKRISVLNSSNDFSSGYFSAKRILRPIRRSKAPSTFILSSAENSVNVAGPSSVPTNPLQEISLNESSDPSNRPVLRMMRPES from the exons atgcaca ATGAAGTAAACATTCTTCAGGAGATTTCTCTTCAGGTGGTAAACAGCAGTAATGCCTCCATGATTGTGGAGGATAAGTGTCCAGTTCTGCAGGTGGGACAGTACTCCACCTTGGCTCTTTCCCTGCGACAGCTCTTCACCGATGGGTTTCTACAtgagttcagtttattggtgcAGCTGCGGAGTCCTCAGAGACAAGAACACAGTGTTTTCACCATGCTCAGCCCTAACAACCACCTCATGATGCAACTGCGAATCAGTACTCATGCAGTCATTTTCATaggaacacagcaacaacattaTGAGACGGCGGTAGAGAACGTCATATCCCCCCCTTCTACATATTCACCACCCGCTcagaagaacaaaaccacaagaCGGAAAAAGACCAGCGTCAGGGATCGAGCTGTTCGTCCTGCCCGGACAAAAAGGAGCAGTGATGAGGAAAACGCGTGCAAGGCTTCTCCTACTCATCATCAGCAGGTTCAACAAAGCAAGACCACCAGTGTTCCTTCTGTGTGCCGTTTTGTAACCGTCCGCAGACGTGGCGCTGCCACCAAACACCAGCTCCCTAAGAAAAGAATCAGTGTGCTCAACTCTTCAAATGACTTTTCCTCTGGATATTTTTCTGCCAAAAGGATTCTTCGACCTATCAGGAGAAGCAAGGCACcttcaacatttattttgtccagTGCAGAGAACTCAGTGAATGTTGCAGGACCTTCCAGTGTACCCACCAATCCCCTTCAAGAGATATCCCTTAATGAGTCATCAGACCCCAGCAATAGACCCGTCCTTAGAATGATGCGACCCGAGTCGTGA